A stretch of the Capsicum annuum cultivar UCD-10X-F1 chromosome 10, UCD10Xv1.1, whole genome shotgun sequence genome encodes the following:
- the LOC107845837 gene encoding D-3-phosphoglycerate dehydrogenase 1, chloroplastic, giving the protein MAASASSAVNLSIKPTRTSLSWKLHLASTSAFAVSPRLANRHYPRFVIFSMGAKPTVLVAEKLGEAGVNLLKEFADVDCSYNLTPEELCTKISLCDALIVRSGTKVSREVFESSGGRLKVVGRAGVGIDNVDLAAATEHGCLVVNAPTANTVAAAEHGIALLTAMSRNVAQADASVKAGKWLRNKYVGVSLVGKTLAVMGFGKVGSEVARRAKGLGMHVIAHDPYAPADRARALGLELVSFDKAIASADFISLHMPLTPATNKILNDETFAKMKKGVRIVNVARGGVIDEDALVRALDAGIVAQAALDVFTVEPPKDSKLVLHENVTATPHLGASTMEAQEGVAVEIAEAVVGALNGELAATAVNAPMVPAEVLSELKPFVALAEKLGKLVVQLVAGGSGVKSVTVTYGSARAPGDLDTRLLRAMITKGLIEPISSAFVNLVNADFTAKQRGLRIAEERFLLNGSPESPLEFIQVQISSVTSKFASALSNSGEIRVEGKVKDGIPHLTKVGSFEVDVSLEGSIILCRQVDQPGMIGKVGSILSEGNVNVSFMSVGRIAPRKHAVMAIGVDEQPSKESLKRIGEIPAVEEFVYLKI; this is encoded by the exons ATGGCGGCATCTGCTTCTTCGGCTGTGAATCTGTCGATCAAACCCACACGCACCTCTCTCTCATGGAAACTTCACCTCGCTTCTACCTCCGCCTTCGCTGTTTCTCCCCGCCTCGCCAACCGTCACTATCCACGCTTCGTTATCTTCTCTATGGGCGCTAAACCTACGGTCCTCGTAGCCGAAAAACTCGGCGAGGCAGGAGTCAATCTCCTGAAGGAATTTGCCGATGTTGATTGTTCCTATAATCTGACTCCTGAGGAACTCTGCACTAAGATCTCATTGTGTGATGCGTTGATTGTAAGGAGTGGAACGAAGGTGAGCAGAGAGGTGTTTGAGTCATCCGGTGGACGGCTCAAAGTGGTTGGACGAGCTGGTGTTGGTATTGATAATGTCGATCTTGCAGCAGCGACTGAGCATGGGTGCCTTGTTGTAAATGCGCCGACTGCTAACACTGTTGCTGCTGCTGAGCATGGTATCGCACTACTAACTGCTATGTCTCGAAATGTTGCTCAAGCCGATGCTTCTGTGAAAGCTG GGAAGTGGCTGAGAAACAAATATGTTGGTGTCTCCTTAGTTGGAAAAACACTTGCTGTGATGGGTTTTGGGAAGGTTGGATCAGAAGTTGCCAGGCGAGCTAAGGGGCTTGGCATGCATGTTATTGCTCATGATCCATATGCCCCTGCTGATCGTGCACGTGCCCTTGGGTTGGAGCTCGTTAGCTTTGATAAAGCTATTGCTTCTGCAGATTTTATCTCACTTCACATGCCCCTTACTCCTGCAACTAACAAGATCCTAAATGATGAAACTTTTGCAAAGATGAAAAAGGGAGTGCGAATTGTAAACGTTGCTCGCGGGGGAGTGATTGATGAAGATGCTTTGGTCAGGGCACTTGATGCAGGAATTGTGGCACAG GCGGCACTTGATGTTTTCACTGTGGAGCCACCAAAGGATAGTAAGTTAGTTTTACATGAGAATGTAACTGCAACTCCTCATCTTGGTGCTAGTACTATGGAAGCTCAG GAAGGGGTGGCCGTTGAGATAGCAGAAGCTGTTGTTGGAGCTTTAAATGGAGAGCTTGCAGCTACTGCTGTCAATGCTCCAATGGTGCCTGCTGAG GTGCTTTCCGAGCTGAAGCCTTTTGTTGCCCTGGCTGAAAAACTTGGCAAACTTGTTGTCCAACTAGTGGCAGGTGGAAGTGGTGTGAAATCAGTTACAGTAACTTATGGTTCAGCTAGAGCACCTGGTGATCTTGACACAAGATTGCTTCGGGCCATGATAACTAAGGGATTGATTGAGCCTATTTCCAGTGCTTTTGTGAACCTCGTAAATGCAGACTTCACTGCTAAACAGAGGGGACTGAGAATAGCTGAAGAAAGATTTCTTCTAAATGGTTCGCCAGAAAGTCCACTAGAATTCATTCAGGTTCAGATTTCTAGTGTGACGTCCAAGTTTGCAAGTGCTCTTTCCAACTCCGGAGAGATTAGAGTGGAAGGAAAGGTTAAAGATGGAATCCCTCATTTGACAAAAGTTGGATCTTTTGAAGTGGATGTCAGTTTGGAGGGGAGCATCATTCTGTGCAGACAGGTCGATCAGCCAGGAATGATTGGAAAGGTGGGTAGCATCTTGTCTGAGGGGAATGTGAACGTAAGCTTCATGAGTGTTGGAAGGATTGCTCCAAGGAAGCATGCTGTTATGGCTATTGGGGTGGATGAGCAACCGAGCAAGGAGTCACTGAAGAGGATTGGGGAAATTCCTGCTGTTGAGGAGTTTGTTTACCTTAAGATATAG